The genomic segment cgccacccaccccctctcggttacctcacagttaccgcctgtcaaaaacgcgaacagtcaacctgtcatatctcactcatacaagcatgggtacgcgttcacctatacgagcttaggatgtgtgctaggaacgcgcctctttcatatatttgaccgccagtgtccgagatgtatCCCTAGCCCCAGTGTTATCTAGAGCCAGGTCGTCTTggacaaattaaaaatgaagattcaaatagataattataatacactagcttttgcccgcggcttcgctcgcgttaattcGAAAACTGCGgtatactccatacaaacttccaccccccatgttagggaagtggggggttagaaagagacaaaaaggagcctatgtcactctccatcccttcaactatctccactttcaaaatcacgacaattcgtcgctcccttttgccgtgaaagacggacaaacaaacagacacacacactttcccattattagtatggataatgcaATAATAGTGGACTTACGGCCGCCAGATGGAAGGTCTTCTTAGGCAGCTGGTTGGAGATGCAGTAGTGCGAGAGGAAGGCGAGCGAGGTGGGCGTGGATAGGTCGAACGACAGCACCTTCAGGATCAGGTGCTCCATGCGCAGCACCTCGCGCTTCGTGTAAGTGTCGTCCGTGATATACACGAACTCGGACACCTCGGGTGGGTACACCTCCTCATATTTCCTACAGATACAAGCAAagtaatcaaattatttttttaaatcagtacataataaacaattgTAGCCAATTTAGTATTTTACAGCTTTGTACCAAATGTATGTACCAACAAAATTATGAACAAAAGaaaatcactcccgcgtaaataaaagggacacggcgatgtttatagttactcgcccagcagtgagctatcaatatcgcccgtgtctcttttatttaagcGGGAGTGATTtacttttgttcgtttttatagccgatagctcatagcttactagctcgcggtgggaccagtgcctttggGTATTCTGATCAATATCAACCTTCATATCATACATTCCAACAAATTTCTCGATGTGTTGATGACATGCTGTACACAAGACGCATGGTGTTTAAGTGGTTTCTCTGATCTTATTGAAATTCTCTATTTTTATATTACGTCTACAATGGACCATACACTTTGTAAGTTTGCATGTTAATGTTGAAATAATGTACCATATTCAGTTAAACTTTATTGACAATCTGTTGTTttcttaagttaaaaaaaatatttaagaaaaaCAGAAATGACTATGGATTGAGAATGCAGGCCATCAGATAAATGCTTACTCCATTCATTTCATGTTATGAGCAATAGAGATAACCTTTGATACCTAATGCTCTAAATTCTTTTGCCAACCTTGTTACTTAATACAGTTTGAGGTGGCCTACACTAAAGTACTTACGCCGCAATATAAGTGGCCGCGGTACCGACGAGTTGTAGTTTCGTGCGCACCACACTCATGTAGGACAAGAACCGGTCGACATAGGACACTGCGAGGTGGAGAGTCTCGCTCTGCTGGCCGTATTCATCACACACTTCTACCAGCCAGTCCACAAGCACTGAGCGCATCACATAGGTGATGTCTGGTTGTTTCCGCATGTAGCCTGGTTTCGCTCTGTGCTTAACCTGAATAAGAAATGTAAAAGGTGAATTTGAAGCATGATCATGATTAACAGATTTAGTGCGGAAAACATGACTATTGTGTATTTTATGAATTTGCTCTCAGGCCAGATGACCCTAAGTAGGGTTCTTGGTACTACTATTATGGCTAACAGACACACCAGTAAACCCAATGTTGAGCACTGTGTTTGGTGAGCCAAGTACTCTATTGTGTACCCTACTGTTGGCATCTTGATATGTGCTTAATTAAATTTAGTGTTGAATGTTGATTTGTTCTAAAAGTGTGCAACTGTATATGAGTCTAGATTAATATAGTTTAGTAGACAcatacattattatattctaatTGAATGACTCCAGGTATACACATACAGGTCCTCTTTTAGTACAACCCCAATTCTATTGCCAGTGCATAAACCCTTAACTCCCGACACCCTTGTCATATACCTCGGTCATTTATATTTCTTCCTTTAACAGTTTAGTTATGCTTAAAAGCTAAACCAAGTTTGCCAAGACAGGTATAGTTTTAAACAAAAAGTCAGTTTTGAGAGTGATCAAAAGTTACttgtccaaggtcacatgaaATGCTAGCTGCTAGAAGAGTTAATAAACTGCATGAAGGATACCACCATAACAACTCTAACTACACTTTCATTAGAATAATTGAAGAAGTCTTACCTCTATTTCCCTCATGTATTCATAAATATCCTGCCGATACTCCACAACATGGAAGAAcatctctctgtctgtctgtgcggtGGTTGTGTCCTCCTCATCTTCTTCCAGAGTAACTTCAAAAATCTCACTCTCATTCTTGGAGATTGACATTGATGACAGGATGCTAGCATCTCCAACGGACATGGGTGATTCCACCACATCTTTCTTTTCTTGCAACGGCAGTCTGACAAATTGGAAAACCAAATTCATTACAATCAAGTTACTAAACTATGTtaaaaatagtatttacatAACAATTGCTAAATTAATAAGTACACATGATTCAAGAGAAAACGGCACAATAATAAGATTTACATTTGCCTTTTGTCAGCAATTATCTAAGTAATGCTGAATACATATGTTTTATTAGCAGTGGAAGCACTTTAATACAAAATTGAACTACTTAGTTTTACATTTTGCTAGATCATCAGATTTGCACCTGGGGGTAAATCACACCATCATGGGCTTGCAGACTCTACATGAGGGTACATGGGAAAAAATCTAGAAAATGTATTCCTATTTAGCATACCCCAGTGTCAGATATggaaatagttacatgtatttTCAAATTTGAGACAGTAGGCTCAAAAATCCAATTTTCCTTTAGATTTTTGAGCTTTAAGATTTAATATTTCAAGTTTTCGGGATAATAGGTAACATTTCAACCCCAAAAACTCTGGGGTATAGTTGAGTATTAATGTAAATTTATAAGGAAGTGAGGTTATGTTTACAAATCCTACCTTTTGGGAGGTGCTTCTGTAGGCCGATCTGACTGCTTCTCAACCTGAGCGCATAGGGCGCGTACGTTTTCCGCGGCGCTGATGAAAAAGCTCTCTTTTTTAGTGTCCTTTGCAACGAACGGTTTGAAAGTCGGCTCGCGTTTTTTGGCCTCCAGCTCCGATGGTTTATCTTCATACACGCTGAAGGCGCGAAATTGCGCCACAGGGGGCACAATGttcttttcatttttaatttgacgCACTGTCCTTGTCTCATCTTGGACTTTGCAAGGTCCATTTGTCAATCCGGCCTGAAATAGCGATACATTAGTAAAGATCACACCGTTAGGCCCGTTAAACGACTGATAACTATACTTACCAATTTGATATTCCGGCTCTGATTGCAGGCGAAATGACTGAGGTCGCCGAGGGCACGCCGCTGTGCAGCCGAAAATACATCGGCATTTTCTTTTCTGATTGCCAGAGAAGCATTTTCTTGATCTTCGTGAATTCTGAATGATGCCATTGTCCCCGCTTCTTCCGTAAACAACTTTTAACGACTAATCAGATCCGCCTAAACGCGAGCCGTTAACGGAAACAATGGTAAGTAAAACGGAAACACGTAATTCCTTTTCTAGGGgcacatatttattaaaatattgcgTGTAGACTAGACAATGTGCCGTGTAAATTCAAAATCACCCTCGAAGTTGTTATCCAGCGTCAACGGACAACAGACATTTTGGTAGTTTCAGCTGTTGCGTTTACGACGTTCTATTGTCtatgttattttaaatttaaccaATAGAAAAGCCAGGCTTGTCTATGGTATTACGatcaacttttttttagattgATATACACTTACGGATTCGATctattttgaaaatttaaaattttcctTGACATTATTTTTATTGCTCAAATAAAAAAGGcccaaatacataatatatcaatAGAGACGCGGATAAAAAATATCATTTATAGTTATAGCGAAGGCTGAATAAATTAAGGAGCATGTGGaggtgagtattatattctttgatgtGGAGCGACCAGCAAAATATGTCGTTTGAAAGCCTCTcccccacaaaaaaaaattggttgtctgtaaagtcggtttacggacggtagtttaacgtgataacgtcaaacattacagtagtatagacaggggcggtcagagtatagcaaaaggggcccgattctgggacttttttcacgtttttttatttatttatttatttattaaaaatacacaaaagttaacagtatttcaccaaagcacttatgtggtaatataattatgtacatgttaaattgacataaataaaagcaaacacacttaaaagttaaactatggttattacattaatcacctaaggagtgtagagtctatgaaccttaagagttttctgtaaaacacaccaacactatcagcaaatatgtcaatatcgtctgtctccaacatgatgcggttaagagcagctcgggctcgagcggtgcgccggccgccgcgaacaggcgccgccgccgccgcgccggcaccgcgcccggcatgccaaccaccacattcgctcttggcacttgcagccccattctctcaagcacggatgcgtcatctactctatggtgaaacagttggcggtaatgcataatatgcagcagtttccgtctggtttctagagtttgaagaccaaccattcctgttacgaatagagatggatacatatatgggtaatatccgtacagtcgtttgtaaatgtgcctacagaacttcctatgcactctttctagcatagtgttttgttcttatttgaaagaatgcattaaaataaccatcttttataaattaaagtttttttaaaacctactaatttaggagttagagtggtgcaaagttgcaaaattttcccgtagcattactaaagctaggaacatactacgcggacgtccgtcgtgaatcgaccgcggatgggaatctggacaatggaaatacacataaccgtgcaaactatcggtcgacggacgcggacgtggccttgagcgcacggacgtccgatcgaaatctggctctctggatgttttgttccgtgcacactgatacgtcgcggtcgcggtcgttttacgacggacgtccgcgttgtatgttcctagcttaaggcgccagagacagaaagcgatatcgacggagccccgcttattacagaaactgcacagaataggaaccttcggccgtttgaagatacctaacgaacctaacctatacctatataaaagtcgtcattttgtatcctagaccgtttgcgagacacgcgttttttttattaaagtgctagtgccatttactaatcttagaaccctaatatctcagtaaatattaatggagaagaaaaagtttatataacaaaacatccttatttaaacgtgttctatatgatttatcaatattaacataggttatattggtaaaaaaaatcatcgtaaatttattgtctctggcgccttagtaaatactatgggaaaattcgcaacttcgtactgcactaactcctaaataagtaggtttttcaaacaacttcattctataaaagatgcttattttaatgcaatctttcatgtttttaaattacaaacactcaaaaataataaacacgggcgcgccatctgtcgcagctgtggtgctttactcaggccacacgctacaaccataccgagcgcatcgatcagccgcttagttcctacgcgcgccaatagatggcgctttcgctctcttgggaaacgggacaatgacgtcatctttttcgtgcatgctgcccgtagtaacgagttattagacgttatcacgtcaaaagcTAAATTTATACCCAAAATTATGTGGACCTTGCCAAATCGTTGCATAATCATGACGCAATTTTTTTGACGTgaaaacgtctaataactcgttactacgggttGCATggacgaaaaagatgacgtcattgtcccgttccccAAGAGAGCGAGAGCGCGGCACGAACGAGAGAGAAGCGTGATCGGCTCGagccacggaagtataactaaggctgagcgcacacggaggcgacagttgcacggcgacattttttgtctctgtcttggacgcatgtagtaacgacagagacaaaaaatgtcgccgtgcaactgtcgcctccgtgtgcgcccagGGTAAAGCGATCGCTGGCAGAGGGCCGAGGGCCGCGAAACGCCCGCCTGTATAGTCGCGCGGCACGTACTGCTTTTCTGAGAATTCTGAGTATTACTTAATACGTAGTAATTTATTAGTACTAGTGAtctttttgacgtgataacgtctaataacataAAACATGGTGGCAGCGGTGGGATAAGTGAAAATAGAAAAGGAGGCTTCCAATATGAACGTGTTCTCATTTCATaagttatagtattttatgcaacaggcgtttaaaggaggtcaaaaaagacgagtagcgttggtaacaatttgaggcgaagccgaaaattgttattaagacgccacgagtattttttgactcaattaaacaccgttgcatacaat from the Leguminivora glycinivorella isolate SPB_JAAS2020 chromosome 8, LegGlyc_1.1, whole genome shotgun sequence genome contains:
- the LOC125228532 gene encoding cyclin-A2-like, whose translation is MASFRIHEDQENASLAIRKENADVFSAAQRRALGDLSHFACNQSRNIKLAGLTNGPCKVQDETRTVRQIKNEKNIVPPVAQFRAFSVYEDKPSELEAKKREPTFKPFVAKDTKKESFFISAAENVRALCAQVEKQSDRPTEAPPKRLPLQEKKDVVESPMSVGDASILSSMSISKNESEIFEVTLEEDEEDTTTAQTDREMFFHVVEYRQDIYEYMREIEVKHRAKPGYMRKQPDITYVMRSVLVDWLVEVCDEYGQQSETLHLAVSYVDRFLSYMSVVRTKLQLVGTAATYIAAKYEEVYPPEVSEFVYITDDTYTKREVLRMEHLILKVLSFDLSTPTSLAFLSHYCISNQLPKKTFHLAAYIAELSLLEADPYLQYKPSVIAAAALATARHCLHCRRCDKPSDDNDTIHDECLSAAWPAALAACAGYSAAELTPCLRELARTHAHAQRQPYQAIVDKYKTNKYESVSTLAARPLCPVAPYSPSAAPASRDSSRSS